From Caretta caretta isolate rCarCar2 chromosome 14, rCarCar1.hap1, whole genome shotgun sequence, the proteins below share one genomic window:
- the SMIM5 gene encoding small integral membrane protein 5, translating into MSSEGFLNEIQTIGEKFLLKLQKLPKAEPVEIVSFCIILFFIITVLSLMTIACSCCCYRCCCNRGPDQRGRKIQIQPTAHV; encoded by the exons ATGTCTTCTGAAGGCTTTCTGAACGAAATACAGACCATTGGTGAGAAGTTCCTGCTTAAGCTCCAGAAGCTGCCCAAGGCTGAACCTGTGGAGATAGTGTCATTTTGTATTATCCTCTTCTTTATCA TTACTGTGCTGTCACTGATGACCATAGCCTGCAGCTGTTGCTGTTATCGCTGCTGCTGCAACAGAGGCCCTGATCAGAGAGGCAGGAAGATCCAGATCCAGCCAACTGCTCATGTGTGA